Proteins from a single region of Lelliottia sp. JS-SCA-14:
- a CDS encoding YejG family protein, whose amino-acid sequence MNTLQLSIVHRLPQSYRWSAGFAGSKVEPIPQSGKEGENSLVALKLLSPDDENAWPVMERLSQALTDIEVVSSVLECEGEPCLFVNSQDEFAATCRLKNFGVAIAEPFSGQHPF is encoded by the coding sequence GTGAATACATTACAACTCTCCATTGTCCATCGCTTGCCCCAGAGCTATCGCTGGTCGGCGGGTTTTGCAGGTTCGAAAGTTGAACCGATTCCGCAAAGTGGAAAAGAGGGCGAGAACAGTCTGGTGGCGCTGAAATTGCTCAGCCCGGACGATGAAAACGCATGGCCGGTGATGGAGCGTCTGAGCCAGGCGCTGACCGATATCGAAGTCGTCAGCTCCGTACTGGAGTGCGAAGGCGAGCCCTGCCTGTTTGTCAACAGCCAGGACGAATTTGCGGCGACCTGCCGTCTGAAAAACTTTGGCGTGGCGATCGCCGAGCCGTTTTCCGGCCAGCATCCTTTCTGA
- a CDS encoding Bcr/CflA family multidrug efflux MFS transporter: MTTRPHSSISIVFILGLLAMLMPLSIDMYLPALPVISAQFGVPAGSAQMTLSTYILGFAVGQLLYGPMADSIGRKPVILGGTLVFAGAAVACALAQTIDHLIIMRFFHGLAAAAASVVINALMRDIYPKEEFSRMMSFVMLVTTIAPLLAPMIGGAVLVWFSWHAIFWILAIAALLASAMIFFFIDETLPVERRQKFHIRTTIGNFASLFRHKRVLSYMLASGFSFAGMFSFLSAGPFVYIEINHVSPQHFGYYFALNIVFLFVMTIINSRFVRRAGALNMFRAGLWIQFVMAIWMMLTAFFGVGFWALVVGVAAFVGCVSMVSSNAMAVILDEFPHMAGTASSLAGTFRFGIGAIVGALLSMATFNTAWPMIWSIAFCATCSILFYLYASRPRKSAS; the protein is encoded by the coding sequence GTGACCACCAGGCCACACTCATCAATCAGCATCGTGTTTATCCTTGGCCTGCTGGCCATGTTGATGCCGCTGTCTATCGACATGTATCTGCCTGCACTGCCGGTGATTTCCGCGCAGTTTGGCGTACCGGCCGGCAGCGCGCAAATGACGCTCAGCACCTATATCCTCGGTTTTGCCGTCGGGCAATTGCTGTACGGCCCAATGGCGGACAGCATTGGCCGCAAGCCGGTGATCCTCGGGGGAACGCTGGTGTTTGCGGGTGCGGCGGTGGCCTGTGCGCTGGCGCAGACGATCGATCATCTGATCATCATGCGTTTCTTCCACGGCCTGGCGGCTGCGGCGGCGAGCGTGGTGATTAACGCCCTGATGCGCGATATCTATCCGAAGGAAGAGTTCTCGCGCATGATGTCCTTCGTCATGCTGGTCACCACCATCGCGCCGCTGCTGGCACCAATGATTGGCGGTGCGGTGCTGGTGTGGTTTAGCTGGCACGCCATCTTCTGGATCCTGGCGATTGCGGCGCTGCTGGCGTCGGCGATGATCTTCTTCTTTATCGATGAAACCTTGCCGGTGGAACGTCGGCAGAAGTTTCATATTCGTACCACCATCGGCAACTTCGCCTCGCTGTTCCGTCATAAGCGTGTTCTGAGCTATATGCTGGCGAGCGGTTTTAGCTTCGCAGGGATGTTCTCCTTCCTGAGCGCTGGTCCGTTCGTGTACATCGAAATTAACCACGTCTCGCCGCAGCATTTTGGCTACTACTTCGCGCTCAACATCGTGTTCCTGTTTGTGATGACCATCATTAACAGCCGCTTTGTCCGCAGGGCAGGGGCGCTGAACATGTTCCGCGCCGGGCTGTGGATCCAGTTTGTGATGGCAATCTGGATGATGCTGACTGCCTTCTTCGGCGTCGGTTTCTGGGCGCTGGTGGTGGGTGTGGCGGCGTTTGTCGGCTGCGTGTCGATGGTCTCTTCTAACGCGATGGCGGTCATCCTCGATGAATTCCCGCATATGGCGGGCACCGCGTCGTCGCTGGCCGGAACTTTCCGCTTCGGAATTGGCGCGATTGTCGGGGCGCTGCTCTCGATGGCGACGTTTAATACCGCCTGGCCGATGATTTGGTCGATCGCGTTCTGCGCCACCTGTTCGATTCTCTTCTATCTCTACGCCAGTCGGCCGAGAAAATCGGCAAGTTGA
- the rsuA gene encoding 16S rRNA pseudouridine(516) synthase RsuA, with protein sequence MRLDKFIAQQLGVSRAIAGREIRASRVTVDGEIVKDSSFKLLPEHDVEFDGNTLAQQNGPRYFMLNKPIGYVCSTDDPDHPTVLYFLDEPVAHKLHAAGRLDIDTTGLVLMTDDGQWSHRITSPRHHCEKTYLVTLESPVSDDTAGQFTKGVQLHNEKDLTKPAVLEVITPTEVRLTISEGRYHQVKRMFAAVGNRVVGLHRERIGEIALDPELEPGEYRPLTEEEIASVGMPSR encoded by the coding sequence ATGCGACTTGATAAGTTTATCGCTCAGCAACTCGGCGTAAGCCGCGCTATTGCCGGGCGCGAAATTCGCGCCAGCCGCGTTACCGTGGATGGCGAAATTGTGAAAGACAGTTCTTTCAAACTCCTGCCTGAACATGACGTTGAGTTCGACGGCAACACTTTGGCCCAGCAGAACGGCCCGCGCTACTTCATGCTCAACAAGCCGATAGGGTACGTCTGCTCGACGGACGACCCGGATCACCCGACGGTGCTCTATTTCCTCGACGAACCGGTCGCGCACAAGCTGCATGCGGCAGGGCGTCTGGATATCGACACCACCGGGCTGGTGCTGATGACCGACGACGGCCAGTGGTCGCACCGTATTACGTCTCCGCGCCATCACTGCGAAAAAACCTATCTGGTCACGCTCGAATCGCCGGTGTCTGACGATACCGCCGGGCAGTTTACCAAAGGCGTGCAGCTGCATAACGAGAAAGATCTGACCAAACCGGCGGTGCTGGAAGTGATCACCCCGACCGAAGTGCGTCTGACCATCAGTGAAGGGCGCTACCATCAGGTGAAACGTATGTTTGCCGCGGTCGGCAACCGCGTTGTCGGGCTGCACCGCGAGCGCATCGGTGAGATCGCTCTCGATCCAGAGCTTGAACCCGGTGAATACCGCCCGTTGACGGAAGAAGAGATTGCCAGCGTTGGCATGCCTTCACGCTAA
- a CDS encoding DEAD/DEAH box helicase → MTFTLRPYQQEAVDATLAWFRKHKEPAAIVLPTGAGKSLVIAELARLARGRVLVLAHVKELVAQNHAKYCALGLEADIFAAGLKRKESHGKVVFGSVQSVARNLAHFRSEFSLLIVDECHRISDDDESQYQQILNHLKEVNPQVRLLGLTATPFRLGKGWIYQFHYHGMVRGDEKALFRDCIYELPLRYMIKHGYLTPPERLDMPVVQYDFSRLQAQSNGLFSEADMNQELKKQQRITPHIISQIEEFAQTRKGVMIFAATVEHAREITGLLPADDAALITGETPGPERDKLIDAFKAQQFRYLVNVSVLTTGFDAPHVDLIAILRPTESVSLYQQIVGRGLRLAPGKTDCLILDYAGNPYDLYSPEVGTPKGKSGNVPVQVFCPGCGFANTFWGKTTADGTLIEHFGRRCQGWFEDDDGHREQCDYRFRFKNCPQCNAENDIAARRCRECDTVLVDPDDMLKAALKLKDALVLRCSGMALQPGADEKGEWLKITYYDEDGADVSERFRLHTPAQRTAFEQLFIRPHTRTPGVPLRWITVADIVHQEALLRHPDFVVARKKGQFWQVREKLFDYEGRFRRANELRG, encoded by the coding sequence ATGACTTTTACACTTCGCCCCTATCAGCAGGAGGCCGTCGACGCCACCCTCGCCTGGTTTCGCAAACATAAAGAACCTGCTGCCATCGTCCTGCCCACAGGCGCAGGCAAAAGCCTGGTGATTGCCGAACTGGCGCGCCTCGCGCGTGGCCGCGTGCTGGTGCTGGCGCACGTCAAAGAGCTGGTGGCGCAGAACCACGCTAAATACTGCGCCCTGGGCCTGGAGGCGGATATTTTCGCTGCGGGGCTGAAACGCAAAGAGAGCCACGGCAAAGTGGTGTTCGGTAGCGTGCAGTCGGTGGCGCGAAACCTGGCGCATTTTCGCAGCGAATTCTCTCTGCTGATTGTCGATGAGTGCCATCGCATCAGCGATGACGACGAAAGCCAGTATCAGCAAATCCTGAATCATCTGAAAGAGGTGAACCCGCAGGTTCGCCTGCTGGGCCTGACCGCGACGCCGTTCCGCCTCGGCAAAGGCTGGATCTATCAGTTTCACTATCACGGAATGGTGCGCGGCGACGAAAAAGCCCTGTTCCGCGACTGCATCTATGAGCTCCCTCTGCGCTACATGATCAAGCACGGCTACCTGACGCCGCCCGAGCGGCTGGATATGCCGGTAGTGCAGTATGATTTCAGCCGCCTGCAGGCCCAGAGCAACGGCCTGTTCAGCGAAGCGGATATGAACCAGGAGCTGAAAAAACAGCAGCGCATCACGCCGCACATCATCAGCCAGATCGAAGAGTTCGCCCAGACGCGCAAAGGGGTGATGATCTTCGCGGCCACCGTCGAGCATGCCAGAGAGATAACCGGCCTGCTCCCGGCTGACGATGCAGCGCTGATCACCGGCGAAACGCCAGGCCCTGAGCGCGACAAGCTGATCGACGCCTTTAAGGCGCAGCAGTTCCGCTATCTGGTGAACGTCTCGGTGTTGACCACCGGCTTTGACGCACCGCATGTCGATTTGATTGCGATCCTGCGCCCGACCGAGTCCGTCAGCCTGTATCAGCAAATTGTCGGGCGCGGACTGCGCCTGGCGCCCGGCAAGACCGACTGCCTGATTCTGGACTACGCCGGAAACCCGTACGATCTCTATTCGCCCGAAGTGGGGACACCGAAAGGTAAAAGCGGCAATGTCCCGGTGCAGGTATTCTGCCCCGGCTGCGGGTTCGCCAATACTTTCTGGGGGAAAACTACTGCCGACGGCACGCTGATTGAACATTTTGGCCGCCGCTGTCAGGGCTGGTTTGAGGACGATGACGGCCATCGCGAGCAGTGCGACTATCGCTTCCGCTTCAAAAACTGCCCGCAGTGTAACGCTGAAAATGACATCGCCGCCCGGCGCTGTCGCGAGTGCGACACGGTGCTGGTCGATCCCGATGACATGCTGAAAGCCGCGCTGAAACTGAAAGATGCGCTGGTGCTGCGCTGCTCCGGCATGGCGCTGCAACCCGGAGCCGACGAGAAAGGCGAATGGCTGAAAATCACCTATTACGATGAAGACGGCGCAGACGTTAGCGAGCGCTTCCGTCTGCATACCCCCGCTCAGCGCACGGCCTTCGAACAGCTGTTTATCCGCCCGCACACCCGCACGCCGGGCGTGCCTTTACGCTGGATCACCGTCGCCGATATCGTTCATCAGGAAGCGCTGTTGCGCCACCCGGATTTTGTCGTCGCGCGTAAAAAAGGCCAGTTCTGGCAGGTGCGCGAGAAGCTCTTCGACTATGAAGGACGTTTCCGTCGGGCTAATGAATTGCGCGGTTAA
- the rplY gene encoding 50S ribosomal protein L25, whose translation MFTINAEVRSVQGKGASRRLRAANKFPAIIYGGDAAPVAIELDQDKVWNQQTKEGFYTEVLTIVFDGKEEKVKVQAVQRHPFKPKLSHVDFVRA comes from the coding sequence ATGTTCACTATCAATGCAGAAGTACGTTCTGTGCAGGGTAAGGGTGCGAGCCGCCGCCTGCGCGCAGCTAACAAGTTCCCGGCTATCATCTATGGTGGCGATGCTGCTCCAGTCGCAATCGAACTGGACCAGGACAAAGTCTGGAACCAGCAGACTAAAGAAGGGTTCTACACTGAAGTTCTGACTATCGTTTTCGATGGTAAAGAAGAAAAAGTGAAAGTTCAGGCTGTTCAGCGTCACCCGTTCAAGCCAAAACTGTCTCACGTCGACTTCGTTCGCGCTTAA
- the yejK gene encoding nucleoid-associated protein YejK, which translates to MSLDINQIALHQLIKRDEQTLELVLRDSLLESTPTVTEMMAELHRVYSAKNKAYGMFTEESELAESLRLQRQGEEDFLAFSRAATGRLRDELAKYPFADGGIVLFCQYRYLAVEYLLVTVLSNLSSMRVNEQMDISSTHYLDINHADIVARIDLTEWETNPESTRYLTFLKGRVGRKVADFFMDFLGASEGLNAKAQNKGLLQAVDDFTAEAQLDKAERQNVRQQVYSYCNEQLQAGEEIELESLSKELSGVSEVSFHEFTADKGYELEESFPADRSTLRQLTKFAGSGGGLTVNFDAMLLGERIFWDPATDTLTIKGTPPNLRDQLQRRTSGGK; encoded by the coding sequence ATGAGTCTGGATATCAACCAGATTGCCTTGCACCAGCTTATCAAGCGTGATGAGCAAACCCTGGAGCTGGTGCTTCGCGATTCGTTACTGGAATCAACGCCTACCGTTACGGAAATGATGGCGGAGCTGCACCGCGTCTACAGTGCGAAGAATAAAGCCTATGGCATGTTCACCGAAGAGAGTGAGCTGGCGGAAAGCCTGCGTCTGCAACGCCAGGGCGAAGAAGATTTTCTGGCATTTAGCCGCGCGGCCACCGGCCGTCTGCGCGACGAGCTGGCGAAATATCCGTTCGCTGACGGCGGTATCGTGCTGTTTTGCCAGTATCGCTATCTCGCCGTGGAGTATCTGCTGGTCACGGTGCTGAGTAATCTGAGCAGCATGCGCGTCAACGAGCAGATGGATATTAGCTCTACCCACTATCTGGATATCAACCACGCCGATATCGTGGCGCGTATCGATCTGACCGAATGGGAAACCAATCCGGAATCAACGCGCTACCTGACGTTCCTGAAAGGGCGCGTGGGCCGCAAAGTGGCCGATTTCTTCATGGATTTCCTTGGTGCCAGCGAAGGTCTGAACGCGAAAGCGCAGAACAAAGGGCTGCTGCAGGCGGTCGACGATTTCACCGCAGAGGCGCAGCTCGATAAAGCCGAGCGTCAGAATGTGCGTCAGCAGGTGTACAGCTACTGCAACGAACAGCTGCAGGCGGGCGAAGAGATCGAACTGGAATCCCTGTCGAAAGAGTTATCAGGCGTCAGCGAGGTTAGTTTCCACGAGTTTACGGCAGATAAAGGCTACGAACTGGAAGAGAGCTTCCCGGCGGATCGCAGCACCCTGCGTCAGCTGACCAAATTTGCCGGCAGTGGCGGCGGATTGACGGTGAACTTCGATGCTATGCTGCTGGGCGAGCGCATTTTCTGGGACCCGGCGACGGACACCCTGACCATCAAAGGCACCCCGCCGAACCTGCGCGATCAGCTGCAGCGTCGCACTTCTGGCGGTAAATAA
- a CDS encoding YejL family protein, producing MPQHSRYSDEHVEQLLSELVNVLEKHKTPTDLSLMVLGNMVTNLINTSVAPAQRQAIAKSFAQALQSSVSNDQAH from the coding sequence ATGCCACAACATTCCCGCTATAGTGATGAACACGTTGAACAACTGCTCAGTGAGCTGGTCAACGTACTTGAGAAACACAAAACGCCGACCGATCTCTCCCTGATGGTTTTGGGAAATATGGTCACCAACCTTATCAATACCAGCGTTGCTCCGGCTCAACGTCAGGCGATCGCAAAATCATTCGCCCAGGCCTTGCAGTCTTCAGTCAGCAACGACCAGGCGCATTAA
- the yejM gene encoding LPS biosynthesis-modulating metalloenzyme YejM yields the protein MVTNRQRYREKVSQMVSWGHWFALFNILLAIVLGSRYLLVADWPTTLTGRVYSWISVVGHFSFLVFATYLLILFPLTFIVMSQRLMRFLSAILATVGMTLLLIDSEVFTRFHLHLNPIVWELVINPDQNETARDWQLMFISVPIILLIEMLFATWSWQKLRSLTRRRHYAQPIAALFFVAFISSHIMYIWADANFYRPITMQRANLPLSYPMTARRFLEKHGLLDAQEYQRRLVEQGNPEAVSVQYPLSELRYRDMGQGQNVLLITVDGLNYSRYEKQMPALAQFAEQNINFTQHMSSGNNTDAGIFGLFYGISAGYMDGVLSSRTPAALITSLNQQGYQLGLFSSDGFSSPLYRQALLSDFSLPAAQNQSDEQTAGQWVNWLNRYAQEDNRWFSWVAFNGTTMDDSNQKGFMRRYSRAVGNVDDQIARVLNALRESGKLDNTVVIITAGHGIPLGDEAKEMSWTRPNLHVPLVVHWPGTPAQRINMLTDHKDVMTTLMQRLLHVSTPANEYSQGQDLFSATRRHNWVTAASGNTLAVTTPEQTLVLNSNGNYQTYDLQGEKIHDQKPQLSLLLQVLTDEKRFIAN from the coding sequence ATGGTGACGAATCGTCAGCGCTACCGCGAAAAAGTGTCCCAGATGGTAAGCTGGGGGCACTGGTTTGCCTTGTTCAACATTCTGTTGGCCATAGTCCTCGGCAGCCGTTATCTTTTAGTGGCCGACTGGCCGACGACGTTAACCGGGCGTGTTTACTCCTGGATAAGCGTTGTCGGGCACTTTAGTTTTCTGGTTTTCGCCACCTATCTGCTGATTCTGTTCCCCCTGACGTTTATAGTGATGTCGCAGCGGCTGATGCGGTTTTTATCCGCTATCCTCGCCACTGTCGGCATGACCCTGCTGCTGATCGACAGCGAAGTTTTCACCCGTTTTCACCTCCATCTCAATCCCATCGTCTGGGAACTGGTGATCAATCCCGACCAGAACGAAACCGCGCGTGACTGGCAGCTGATGTTTATCAGCGTGCCGATTATCCTGCTGATTGAGATGCTGTTTGCCACCTGGAGCTGGCAAAAACTGCGTAGCCTGACCCGACGCCGTCACTACGCGCAGCCGATTGCCGCCCTGTTTTTCGTGGCATTTATCAGCTCACACATTATGTACATCTGGGCGGATGCGAACTTCTATCGCCCGATTACCATGCAGCGCGCCAACCTGCCGCTCTCCTATCCAATGACGGCCCGTCGCTTCCTTGAGAAACACGGTCTGCTGGATGCGCAGGAGTACCAGCGTCGTCTGGTGGAGCAAGGCAATCCGGAAGCGGTGTCGGTTCAGTATCCGCTGAGTGAATTGCGCTATCGCGATATGGGCCAGGGGCAGAACGTTCTGCTCATTACCGTCGACGGCCTGAACTATTCCCGCTACGAGAAGCAGATGCCTGCGCTGGCGCAGTTCGCCGAGCAGAACATCAATTTCACCCAACACATGAGTTCGGGGAATAACACCGACGCCGGTATCTTTGGCCTGTTTTATGGTATTTCCGCGGGCTACATGGACGGCGTGCTCTCTTCCCGTACACCGGCGGCGCTGATTACCTCTCTGAATCAACAGGGCTACCAGTTGGGGCTGTTCTCCTCGGACGGTTTCAGCAGCCCGCTGTATCGCCAGGCGCTGCTCTCTGATTTCTCTCTGCCTGCGGCGCAAAACCAGTCCGACGAACAGACCGCCGGTCAGTGGGTGAACTGGCTTAACCGCTACGCGCAGGAAGATAACCGCTGGTTCTCGTGGGTCGCGTTCAACGGCACAACCATGGATGACAGCAACCAGAAAGGCTTTATGCGTCGCTACAGCCGTGCGGTGGGTAACGTCGACGACCAGATTGCGCGCGTGCTGAACGCCCTGCGCGAATCCGGCAAGCTGGATAACACGGTGGTGATCATTACCGCCGGCCACGGTATTCCGCTCGGTGATGAAGCAAAAGAGATGAGCTGGACGCGCCCTAACCTGCACGTTCCACTTGTGGTTCACTGGCCGGGCACGCCTGCACAGCGCATCAACATGCTGACTGACCATAAAGACGTGATGACCACGCTGATGCAGCGCCTGCTGCACGTCAGCACCCCGGCGAATGAGTACTCGCAGGGACAGGATCTGTTTAGCGCAACGCGTCGCCACAACTGGGTGACCGCGGCAAGCGGAAACACCCTGGCCGTCACCACGCCGGAGCAGACGCTGGTGCTGAACAGCAACGGCAATTACCAGACTTACGACCTGCAGGGCGAGAAGATCCACGACCAGAAACCGCAGCTCAGTCTGCTGTTGCAGGTGCTGACCGACGAGAAACGGTTCATCGCTAACTGA
- a CDS encoding DinI family protein, with the protein MFVELVYDKRNVAGLPGASDIILTELTKRVHRIFPDAVVKVKPMQANGLNSDASKSDREKLNRMLEEMFEEADMWMVSE; encoded by the coding sequence ATGTTTGTTGAACTCGTTTATGACAAGCGCAACGTTGCAGGGTTGCCAGGCGCCAGCGACATTATTCTCACTGAGTTAACCAAACGCGTGCACCGGATTTTCCCGGATGCCGTGGTGAAAGTTAAACCGATGCAGGCTAACGGCTTAAACAGCGACGCCAGTAAAAGCGATCGTGAGAAACTCAACCGCATGCTGGAAGAGATGTTCGAAGAAGCGGATATGTGGATGGTTTCAGAGTAA
- a CDS encoding helix-turn-helix domain-containing protein, which produces MNPKAVMPIHTLTRFKPFTQIERLTRHFLPLADIKHFSAHRILHLENTSGRLCLILLEGLIDISRIDDGILKGTIKAPFVAGISHPDYMANTFRLMTATKVKVAILPYKEAMAIIRGKSLWEDYSNYLLYIMGLQATLSNHSIGLRAQDIIRDCLIDLMNESEQYRLKTNACKYIMEKTALSRSGVMGILAKMKKEKSIGIERGVLIFINDAVASSD; this is translated from the coding sequence ATGAACCCCAAAGCTGTTATGCCGATTCATACTCTGACTCGTTTTAAGCCTTTTACGCAGATAGAGCGTCTGACTCGCCACTTTCTTCCGCTGGCCGACATTAAACATTTTTCTGCGCACCGTATCCTTCATCTCGAAAATACGAGCGGGCGACTCTGCCTCATTCTGCTTGAAGGGTTGATCGATATTTCTCGCATTGATGATGGAATACTGAAAGGGACGATCAAAGCCCCTTTTGTCGCGGGTATCTCACACCCGGATTACATGGCGAATACGTTCCGCTTAATGACCGCGACGAAGGTGAAAGTCGCCATTCTGCCCTACAAAGAGGCGATGGCAATTATCAGAGGAAAATCATTGTGGGAAGACTACAGTAACTATCTTCTGTATATCATGGGGTTACAGGCCACACTGAGCAATCACAGTATCGGATTGCGCGCGCAGGATATTATTCGCGACTGTTTGATTGATTTAATGAACGAGAGTGAACAGTACCGTCTAAAAACGAATGCCTGTAAATACATTATGGAAAAGACGGCGTTATCGCGTAGCGGGGTGATGGGTATTCTGGCCAAAATGAAAAAAGAAAAATCCATCGGCATTGAACGCGGTGTGCTTATTTTTATTAATGATGCGGTGGCGTCATCTGACTGA
- a CDS encoding DUF2534 family protein, with protein sequence MVRAKLNTPEGRKFLLALFVVFLIAAAGVGRATIVGVIEQYNIPLSEWTTSMYVLQSAMIFVYSMVFTILLAIPLGIFFLGGPDKR encoded by the coding sequence ATGGTCCGCGCAAAGCTTAACACTCCCGAAGGCAGGAAGTTTTTACTGGCGCTGTTTGTGGTGTTTCTGATTGCCGCAGCAGGCGTCGGACGAGCGACAATCGTCGGTGTGATTGAGCAGTACAATATTCCGCTGTCCGAGTGGACGACCAGTATGTACGTGCTGCAATCGGCGATGATTTTTGTTTACAGCATGGTCTTCACGATCCTTCTGGCGATTCCGCTGGGGATCTTTTTCCTGGGCGGCCCGGATAAGCGCTAA
- the eco gene encoding serine protease inhibitor ecotin, translating into MTVKNTPKFAIALLAAACMSTSAFASDTQKPQPLEKIAPYPQAEKGMKRQVIQLPAQEDESAFKVELLIGQNLEVDCNRHRLGGKLESKTLEGWGYDYYVFDKVTSPVSTMMACPDGKKTQQFVTAYLGENSLLRYNSKLPIVVYTPDNVDVKFRIWKADEKVENAVVR; encoded by the coding sequence ATGACTGTGAAAAACACCCCTAAATTTGCCATTGCCCTGCTGGCCGCAGCCTGCATGAGCACCAGCGCTTTCGCCAGCGACACGCAGAAGCCGCAGCCTCTGGAAAAAATCGCGCCCTACCCGCAGGCGGAAAAAGGCATGAAGCGTCAGGTCATTCAGCTCCCGGCTCAGGAAGATGAATCGGCGTTTAAAGTGGAGCTGCTGATTGGTCAGAACCTGGAAGTGGACTGTAACCGTCATCGCCTGGGCGGCAAACTGGAGAGCAAAACCCTCGAAGGCTGGGGCTATGACTACTACGTCTTTGATAAAGTGACGTCTCCGGTTTCGACCATGATGGCCTGCCCGGATGGCAAGAAAACCCAGCAGTTCGTGACCGCCTATCTGGGCGAAAACAGCCTTCTGCGCTATAACAGCAAATTACCGATCGTGGTGTACACACCGGATAATGTCGACGTGAAATTCCGCATCTGGAAAGCGGACGAAAAAGTCGAAAACGCCGTCGTGCGTTAA